In the genome of Mangifera indica cultivar Alphonso chromosome 9, CATAS_Mindica_2.1, whole genome shotgun sequence, the window aaaataatATGAATCTGAAAGCCAACAGACAGACCAGACAGGAGAAATCAATATTTCTGATAAACTCAAGAGTATACTGTGCTCAGATTTAACCAACAGGGCactttagaataattataataataaaattatgcgtactCACTTTGAGTACTCAAGTGGATACACACTTGATGTATATCGTCATGTGATTGGactattttgaattaaaaataaaataacatatagcacaataacacatataaatgtgtacctatttttgtatttaaagtaGGTTTACATGATATTACTCTAATTATAATGTTTGAGATTTATATTACGCGAAATCTGTTCttaaataaccaaaaatttaaaGAGGATCAAAGTTTCCTGGTTCTGCTGATCCAAAAGGCAGCTGAATCACATAATATTAGTTCCTAGTTAACGAACATCGACCAAAAAGAAATTGACATACTGTACAAGTCTAATTACTTCAAATTTCTGAGTGTCAGACTGTAAAATAGCACTTCCCTCCAATAAAGTATACACCCCTCCCTCGTCACAGGAATTAAGTTATGCTAACATCACCAGGCTTCAACCATCCATCATAAACAATTACAAAGCTTAACTTAGAGTAATTGAGATTAaaagagaagaggaagagaCCTTAACAACTGCTGCAAAAAATGCTACCATTTGGATGGTCGAGTCAATAAGATTTTGCAAAAATGGCAACCTCCTCAGCTGGACTACCAGTCATCAAGCATGTCTTAATCCCTTGGGGTTGGTCAAAAGGGAAACACCTGATGGTTGCCCCTGTTTCTTCTTTCACTCTAAATTCATCTGCATCACTGTAACAATTTTTGGAGTGAATAATATTGGAATGCAGTAGTATGGATaagtaatatcaaattattattaatataaacacAACCAAACTCAAAATGACAGTAAATAATTACCTAGCTGACCAAGGACCCCTTGCCCACTTGCCCATGTTTATTGCTTCTTTAAGTTCATTGTATGAGCTCACATCCACAATATTACTGAAAAAGAATAACGAAAAAACTAATGAGAGAATAGAGGAATGAAAGAACACAAGAGAACCCAAATAAGCAGGGAATCAATTAGTCAATTATCATTTGACATAGTTCATAAATTCAGAGACTATATGGTGATTGCAAAAATTTTACTTGCATGTATGAGGTACACAGGATTCAagttatcatatataattatgctatttaattcaaatagaaaatgagCAGATTACAGCAATGAAGAGTACAACTGAAACATTATAAACTTAATCAAGCATATTGCAATCAGTTTGAAGAAACTAATAAagctaaaagagaaaaagaatgcACCTATCTCGAAATGATATTGCCTTTCCCAAAAGGGCTGACTGGATCTCATCCAACTTGTCTTTCACATAAGCTTCTAAAGTTGAAGGTTCCATAGCTATTCCAAAAACTTTCCCTTGCTTTCCTGGAATATCTCTCCTTGATATGACCACACTACCACTGGAAACATCGCGTGGACCAATTTCAATCCTTAAGGGGACTCCCTACAAAAAAAAGGGTCCATTATCACAGCAGTTGAAAGTAAAGCAATATTTTCTAACAACATTATTCTCTTAAAACCAAAAGTATCAATGCTGAGGATAGTAAACATATTGTACAAAGCTAAAAAATAAACCAGGTATAAGCACATTGAAGGTCCTTTTAAACATATTAAGCATCAAGTAGAGGGTCTAACTTAAAAAGCTACAAGTGTCTACAAGTAGTTCAATACCCATCTAAAAAGTATGAAGACAGCTAGTAGCTGACTTTCAATTACTCcagaattaaaatttggttttttaagataaaatcaCCACCAAAGAgttgtaatatatttttgacCTTTGAGAATGACAGAATACCTTCATTTCCCAGAAGTTAAACTTCCAACCAGGGGTTCGTTGTTCAGAGTCATCAAGTTTAACTTTAACCCCTGACTTCTGCAAAACTTCTTTTACTGACAATGTCGCATTGATAACTCCTGATTTCTCTTCAGCCTTCTTCCAAATTGGTATGATTACCACCTGAATCAAGCAACCTATTATGTAAGGAAAGGAAACAATTGTCATAAACATCGtgaaaaggaagaaacaaacaaaatatatttgaaaacagTATGCACAAGTTTTTTTGCATATTAGGTTATGTATGCAACAATCAATCTATGCCAGAACATAATATGGACTTTTGATTCATTCTATAGTTTTTCGTATTTTTAACATCTACAGTGAAAGATTTGCTTTTCAAGTCAGAGGGGGGATGATAGGGAGGGTGGAATCACAAGGTTTGTTCTATCAAAACATGGAACTAGAAGCTCAAACACACATAAAGATAGAGTCGGAGAGTGTATGAGAGGTCAATATGATGAGCCTCATTTCCCAAAAACAATCTATAGTCTTCGCAGATACACATCCTGATGCCAAAACAGAACACCTGTACAAACACTTacagtaaaatattaaaaaagccTACAATTCACCTGTATAGGTGCAACCTTCGGGGGAAGCATTAGCCCAGCATCATCTCCATGGGTCATGATGATACCACCAACAAACCGTGTACTGATAGCCCATGATGTCTGCCAAACATGTTGCCTTTGTCCATTTTCATCCATGAACTGCAGAAGCACATACTTCAGTCATGCCTTGGTTGGTGGATAATGAGGTTTTATAAAGCACAACTAACATATTTaatcaatgaaaaataaaatcaaaccatCTAAGTTGGATGTTCTTTACAGTTgtctgaaaattaaaaatggcaGTATGATTTACCTCAGTTCCAAAAGCACGAGAAAAATTTTGCCCAAGGTTGTGGCTAGTTCCAGCCTGCAATGCCTTCCTATCCCCCATCATAGCCTCTATTGTGTAGGTCTTCGCAGCACCAGCAAAAGTTTCCACTTTTGATTTTCGACCAGGAATGACAGGTATTGCAGCTTGTTCATAAGCAAACTTTGTGTAGATGTCAATCATCTGCATGGCCTGCATACTAGATCAAATGAGTCCTCATCCTCACCACTATGAGTGATCCAATGGTAAATGAGCTGCAAACCTCCTTTTCAGCCTCTTCTAGAGAGGCATGAGCAGTGTGACCCTCCTGCCATAGAAATTCAAGAGTCCTCACAAATGGTTTAGTACGCATCTCCCACCGTGTGACATTTGCCCACTGAACCAAATTTTCAGAAGCAAACAAGATGCAGTCAGTATTTCCAATGAATAGCCAATGACAACAAACATGTAAGAATATACTACCTGATTAATCATTAGAGGAAGATCACGATAACTATGAATCCACTGGGTAAACATATGATTCACAATGGTTTCACTAGTCGGTCGAACCTGCCACAACCTCAGGAAATGCAACAATCAAAGCCAAAACTCAGGTCACAGTTTCCAACAGGACAATCATGGTCACATCAAcatagagagaaaaagagaaaacagtATATGGTGATGAATATATGTACCACAAGTTTTTCTTCTAGTTCCTTCCCCCCTCCAATGGTGACAAGAGCCAATTCTGGACTGAATCCCTCTACATGGCTTGCTTCTTTCTCTATGAAAGAGTATGGTATAAACTACAGCCACAAGTGAAATTGCaaaattcaatcttattttatgACTCCATCCAGGAAGGGACAACCAACAAAATGTGATGCTTCTTTAACCTAACAATATAAAATGCAACATATCGGTACAATGACCGCttatatattaacataataataaataatattattaattttttttaagataagcCAATCTAGTCTTCTACTAAAAACtatctttcattaatttatagataagaTATTAAAACTATCTTTTAATAAGCACAAGAAGATTCAATGTCTGATGAGGTTAAGTAAGAGATATAGttcaagattttaaaatttccttttaaGATTTTTAGCACCATGTGTGCCATACAGTAAATATTTATCCAATCAGAAGATGCCAGGAGCATTtaacaatcaattatatcaCTTATCCACCTATAATATCCACAGTTTAACAGCCCCCTGGCAAGTCAGGAATTCAAGCGGCAGACAAGCATCATAATGCAGACAGAAACAAAAATAGTATTAGTTTTTTGAGATATAGTGATTGACAGAATCtttcatatcatttttttccagaAAGGATGGAAATCTAAATCCTCCCATTCGCTACTTAGTACTTACATCAACCTTGtgataagaaaaacataaaaatataaagcaaAACACAGCAATCATCCCTTTCAAATAAAATCTTACAGAATTTGCACATATACAACCAATTGCATCATACAAGCAGTAGATA includes:
- the LOC123225457 gene encoding proline--tRNA ligase, chloroplastic/mitochondrial-like, producing the protein MVVALRLPSLTSLFASPSISRGCPVIPRRRHCILPPLRAAGFSAQSAASSPPETEEQTDKVKNKVSQERVKQDHVITPRSQDFNAWYLDVIANAELADYGPVRGTMVIRPYGYAIWEAIQDYLNVKFKETGHSNMYFPQFIPYSFIEKEASHVEGFSPELALVTIGGGKELEEKLVVRPTSETIVNHMFTQWIHSYRDLPLMINQWANVTRWEMRTKPFVRTLEFLWQEGHTAHASLEEAEKEAMQMIDIYTKFAYEQAAIPVIPGRKSKVETFAGAAKTYTIEAMMGDRKALQAGTSHNLGQNFSRAFGTEFMDENGQRQHVWQTSWAISTRFVGGIIMTHGDDAGLMLPPKVAPIQVVIIPIWKKAEEKSGVINATLSVKEVLQKSGVKVKLDDSEQRTPGWKFNFWEMKGVPLRIEIGPRDVSSGSVVISRRDIPGKQGKVFGIAMEPSTLEAYVKDKLDEIQSALLGKAISFRDSNIVDVSSYNELKEAINMGKWARGPWSASDADEFRVKEETGATIRCFPFDQPQGIKTCLMTGSPAEEVAIFAKSY